The genomic stretch TTGATCAATGTTTTTGTATAAGTTTGATAAGGATTATTTAAAATTTCTTTTGTATTTCCTTGTTCAATAATAATTCCATCTTTAATTATAACTATATTTTTACAAATATCTTTTATCGAATCAATATCATGAGTTACAAAAAGAACTAATATATTAAATCTTTGAATTAAATCATTAATCAATTTAATAATATTAGTTTTATTCTCAATATCAAGTGCAGTTGTAGGTTCATCAAGTAATAAAAATTTTATATCTTTACTTAACGCAATAGCAATAATAACTCTTTGTATTTGTCCACCACTTAATTGATTAGGAAACTTATCTAATATTGATATATCTAAATCAACTAATTTCAATACTTCTTCTTTTTTTTCATAGCTACAAAAAAATTGCTTATGTATTTTTGTCATAGGGGATAAAGAAGTAAAAGGATTTTGCGGAATAAATCCAATAGAATTAAA from Poseidonibacter antarcticus encodes the following:
- a CDS encoding ATP-binding cassette domain-containing protein → MLNIDINKLEIKSQDKTLLDISFNISDSTALIGQSGSGKSLTLKALLNLLPNTLTCEKKINSNFDLDFNSIGFIPQNPFTSLSPMTKIHKQFFCSYEKKEEVLKLVDLDISILDKFPNQLSGGQIQRVIIAIALSKDIKFLLLDEPTTALDIENKTNIIKLINDLIQRFNILVLFVTHDIDSIKDICKNIVIIKDGIIIEQGNTKEILNNPYQTYTKTLINSTFKNKDFRK